In Sulfitobacter sp. M39, the following proteins share a genomic window:
- a CDS encoding ATP-dependent helicase — translation MNDFDEMAAFEGASLSSRAMAARPQPYLDGLNPAQRAAVEQMDGPVLMLAGAGTGKTKALTARIVHLMNAGRARPNEILAVTFTNKAAREMKNRVGHMLGQSIEGMPWLGTFHAICVKLLRRHAELVGLKSNFTILDTDDQLRLLKQLIKAEGIDDKRWPARLLSGVIDSWKNRALTPDKIPTADAGAYNHRGAELYAQYQARLKDLNACDFGDLLLHMVTIFQQHEDVLGQYQRWFKYILVDEYQDTNVAQYLWLRLLASGHKNICCVGDDDQSIYGWRGAEVGNILRFEKDFPGAHVVRLEQNYRSTPHILAAASGVIAGNEGRLGKTLWTESREGEKLRLIGHWDGEEEARWIGDEIEALQRGTRELDPYTLDDMAILVRASHQMRAFEDRFLTIGLPYRVIGGPRFYERLEIRDAMAYFRVVTSPDDDLAFERIVNTPKRGLGDKAQQNIQKTARENGVNLVEGARILLANGGIGGRGAAQLRLLIDGIQRWSELAQGPRLQTVVDDDSVIDEGAPLFHEEYGPPEVSHVELAQIILDESGYTGFWQNDKTPEAPGRLENLKELVKALEQFENLQGFLEHVSLIMDNESDNGGAKVSIMTLHAAKGLEFPAVFLPGWEDGLFPSQRSMDESGLKGLEEERRLAYVGITRAEQLCTISFAANRRVFGQWQSAMPSRFIDELPEAHVDVLTPPGLYGGGYGAAMPKSNLHEKAAEANVYNSPGWRRLQTRSQARSVSQPSEARNVTIDMSAVSSFAMGERVFHQKFGYGEVVGIEGDKLEISFDKAGVKKVVSRYLSASDDVPF, via the coding sequence ATGAATGATTTTGACGAAATGGCCGCCTTTGAGGGCGCTTCCCTATCATCGCGCGCTATGGCTGCGCGTCCGCAACCCTATCTTGATGGGCTAAATCCGGCCCAGCGTGCCGCGGTGGAGCAGATGGACGGCCCTGTCTTGATGCTCGCGGGGGCAGGCACGGGCAAGACCAAGGCTTTGACGGCACGGATCGTGCATCTGATGAACGCCGGGCGCGCCCGCCCGAACGAGATTCTCGCGGTAACCTTCACCAATAAGGCCGCGCGCGAGATGAAAAACCGTGTGGGGCATATGCTGGGGCAGAGCATTGAAGGGATGCCTTGGCTGGGTACGTTTCATGCGATTTGCGTCAAGCTGTTGCGCCGCCATGCTGAATTGGTCGGGCTAAAGTCGAACTTCACCATTCTGGACACGGATGACCAGCTGCGTCTGCTCAAGCAGTTGATCAAGGCGGAAGGGATTGATGACAAACGTTGGCCCGCACGTTTGCTGTCAGGCGTTATTGATAGCTGGAAAAATCGCGCATTGACGCCCGACAAAATTCCTACGGCCGATGCGGGGGCCTATAACCACCGCGGGGCGGAGCTTTATGCGCAGTATCAAGCGCGGCTTAAAGATCTGAACGCCTGCGACTTCGGTGATTTGCTGCTGCATATGGTCACCATCTTCCAGCAGCACGAAGACGTGCTGGGGCAATATCAGCGGTGGTTCAAATATATTCTGGTGGATGAGTATCAGGATACCAACGTGGCACAGTATTTGTGGCTCCGTCTGCTGGCCTCTGGCCACAAGAATATCTGCTGTGTCGGGGATGACGACCAGTCGATCTACGGATGGCGAGGGGCCGAGGTTGGCAACATCCTGCGGTTCGAAAAAGATTTTCCCGGCGCTCATGTGGTGCGGTTGGAACAGAATTACCGGTCAACACCGCACATCCTGGCGGCCGCTTCGGGCGTGATCGCAGGAAATGAGGGGCGTTTGGGCAAGACCTTGTGGACGGAATCCCGGGAGGGTGAAAAGCTGCGTCTTATCGGCCATTGGGATGGCGAGGAAGAGGCGCGTTGGATCGGCGACGAAATCGAAGCGTTGCAGCGCGGCACACGCGAGCTTGATCCATACACATTGGACGATATGGCGATTCTTGTACGGGCATCGCACCAGATGCGCGCGTTCGAGGATCGTTTCCTGACCATTGGCCTACCGTACCGCGTGATCGGTGGCCCGCGTTTCTATGAACGGTTAGAAATTCGCGACGCCATGGCCTATTTCAGGGTGGTTACCTCGCCTGATGACGATCTTGCTTTTGAGAGAATCGTAAACACGCCCAAGCGTGGTTTGGGTGATAAAGCGCAACAAAATATACAGAAAACCGCGCGCGAAAACGGTGTGAACCTGGTGGAGGGGGCGCGGATCCTTTTGGCGAATGGCGGGATTGGCGGTCGTGGTGCGGCGCAGTTGCGTTTGCTCATCGACGGGATTCAGCGCTGGTCCGAACTGGCGCAGGGCCCGCGCCTACAGACTGTGGTTGATGACGATAGCGTCATCGATGAAGGTGCGCCGCTGTTTCACGAGGAATATGGCCCGCCCGAAGTCAGCCATGTGGAATTGGCGCAGATTATTTTGGATGAAAGCGGATATACTGGGTTTTGGCAGAACGACAAAACGCCGGAAGCTCCGGGGCGGCTCGAGAACCTGAAGGAGCTGGTTAAAGCGTTGGAGCAGTTCGAGAATCTTCAAGGTTTTCTGGAACACGTCAGCTTGATTATGGATAATGAAAGCGACAATGGCGGCGCGAAAGTGTCGATCATGACGTTGCACGCGGCCAAGGGGCTTGAGTTTCCCGCGGTGTTTCTTCCCGGCTGGGAGGATGGGCTGTTTCCGTCGCAGCGATCGATGGACGAATCCGGCCTGAAGGGGCTGGAGGAAGAGCGGCGGCTTGCCTATGTCGGAATCACCCGGGCAGAGCAGCTTTGCACGATCTCTTTTGCGGCCAACCGCCGCGTGTTTGGTCAGTGGCAAAGCGCCATGCCGTCACGGTTTATCGACGAACTTCCCGAAGCCCATGTGGATGTGCTGACCCCGCCGGGTCTGTATGGTGGCGGGTATGGCGCTGCGATGCCCAAATCGAATCTACATGAAAAAGCCGCTGAAGCGAATGTATATAATTCTCCGGGGTGGCGCAGATTGCAGACGCGCAGCCAAGCGCGCAGCGTGAGCCAGCCTTCGGAAGCCCGAAATGTGACGATCGACATGTCCGCCGTCAGCAGTTTTGCAATGGGGGAGCGGGTGTTCCACCAGAAATTTGGCTATGGCGAAGTTGTTGGAATCGAAGGGGATAAGCTTGAGATCAGCTTTGACAAGGCCGGGGTCAAGAAGGTCGTGTCGCGCTATCTGAGCGCATCGGATGACGTTCCGTTCTAA
- a CDS encoding DUF1127 domain-containing protein, translating to MAYLNATTAPTLADRFAALMSALETRRKQRRVYRSTFNELSSLSNRELNDLGMGRSQIRGIALETARNAA from the coding sequence ATGGCCTACTTGAACGCTACAACCGCACCGACCCTGGCAGACCGTTTTGCCGCGCTGATGTCCGCACTCGAGACTCGCCGCAAGCAACGCCGCGTATACCGCTCCACTTTCAACGAGCTGAGCTCCTTGTCCAACCGCGAGCTGAACGACCTGGGCATGGGCCGCTCGCAAATCCGCGGCATCGCGCTGGAAACAGCACGCAACGCTGCATAA